From the genome of Mycobacterium kansasii ATCC 12478:
CGCTATCGCGCCGGTCTTCTCGTAGATGATGCGTTCGCGAGTTTCCTTGAGGTCCATGCCTTCTCCTGAGTTATGAGGTGATGACGCCGATCTGAACGCCGATGTCGTAGATGCCACCGGCGGCCGCGGTCCACTGCACGGTGCCGGACGCACCGGCCTCGATTTCCTGTTCGGCCTTTTCGGTTGCGATGACGTAGATCGGGGTGCCCTCCTGGACATGCTGGCCGTTTTCGACGAGCAGTTCCACGAGTTCGGCCTCCGACACCGCGACCGACACACGCGGGATGCGAATGACGAAGTCAGCCATGAGATTCGGTCCTCGTCAAAGTCCGCTGTACCGCCGCGACGATCCGTGCCGGCGACGGATACACCTGCGCCTCCAGCGCGGCGGCGGCCGGGCTCGGGACGAACCGTGCACCGACCCGCTCCACGGGCGCGACGAGTTCGCCGAACAATTCCGATTGCAGTATCGCGGCGATCTCGGCCCCGGGCCCGCCGAATTGCACGGCGTCGTGCACCACGACGGCTCTTGTTGTGCGACGGACGGATTCGACGACGGTCTCGACATCCAGCGGCACCAGGGTGCGCAGGTCGACGACCTCGGCGCTGACCCCCTGCTCCTGCAGGGTGGCCGCCGCCGCCAGCGCGTCGTGCACACTGCGCCCGTAGCTGATCAGGCTCACGTCGGTGCCGGGCCGCTTGATCTCGGCCTGCCCCAACGGGATCGAGAAACCGGGGTCGACGGGGACGGGTCCGCGTTTGCCTTGCAGCCGGATGGTTTCGACGAACAGGCACGGGTCTTCGTCGAAGATCGCGGCGGTCAGTAGGCCCTTGCCGTCGCGCGGGGTGGACGGGACGATCACCTTCATCCCGGGAATGTGCATGAACCACGCCTCCAACGTCTGCGAATGCGTGGCCCCGGTGGCCAATCCGGCGTACACCTGGGTCCGCACGGTGATCGGCGCGGTGGTGCGTCCACCCGTCATGAAGCGCAGCTTGGCGGCATGATTGATCAACTGGTCGGCGGCGATGCCGATAAAATCCATGATCATGATCTCGGCCACCGGCAGCATCCCGTCTATCGCCGCGCCGATCGCCGCACCCACGATCGCGGCCTCCGAGATCGGGGTGTCCATGACCCGGTCGTTGCCGTACTTCGTCGACAGGCCCGTGGTGGGTCCGGACGCGCCGGGATCGGCGATGTCCTCCCCGAGCAGGAACACCCGGTCATCGGCTTGTAGCGCCTGATCGAGTGCGAGGTTGAGCGCCTCGCGCATCGTCATCTCTTGTTCGGCCATCTGCCCGGCCTCACACCGGGAATCCGATCGGCGCTGCGTATACGTCACGTTCGAGTTCGTCGGCGGACGGTGAATCAGCGTTCAGCACAGCACTCAAAGCGGTTTCCACGATATGCAGCGCGTCGTCGTCGATGCGGCTGAGTTCGTCCTCGCCGCAGATTCCGGCTTCGAGGAGGTGGTTGCGGAACCGTGGCACCGGGTCGGTCGCCATCGCCGCCGCCAGTTGATCTTTTGGTATATAGGCCATCCGGTCACCGAAGTAGTGGCCACGGAAGCGAAACGTCACGCACTCGATGAACGTGGGACCGCTACCGGCGCGGGCGGCGTCCACCGCTTGGTCGAGGGCCGACACGACCGCCAGCGGGTCGTTGCCATCGACCGCGACACCGGGCATACCGTAACCGGCGGCCCGGTCCGCGACATGCTCGAGCTTCATGGTGGCGGACGTGGGCGTCATCTCCGCGTACCGGTTGTTCTGGCACACGAACACCAACGGCAGGTCCCACAGCGCGGCCATATTGGCCGCCTCATGGAAGGAGCCGGTGTTGGTGGCGCCGTCGCCGAAGCTGACCACCGTGACCCGATCCAGGCCCTTGCGCTTGCCGGCCAGTGCCAGCCCGACGGCGACCGGCGGGCCGGCGCCGACGATGCCGGTCGAAAGCATCACGCCCACCTCAGGATTGGCGATGTGCATGGTGCCGCCCTTACCTCGGCTCGCGCCGACCGTGCGTCCCATCATCTCCCCGAAGATCTCCTGCAGTCGCACCCCCTTGCCGATCAGATCGTGCAGTCCGCGGTAGGTGGTGACCAGCTGATCGTCGGTCCGCAGCACCACACCCATCGCCGCGGCGATGGCTTCCTGGCCGCGCGACGGCCAGTACACGCACATGAGCTCCCCGGTGCTGATGCCCCTGGCCAGCCGATCGTCGGCGGCTTTCATCAGCACCATCAACTCATAGAGGCGTCGGAAGTCAGGGGAACCTGTGGATCTCACCGGGTCGTCCCTCCAACCCCCATGTGCCGCAGGTGAATTGACCTCATCGCGATCACCCGCCGGACCACGGCTTGACCTTGAGGAAGCCGCCGCCGTCTACCCGCAACTGCTGACCGGTGATATAGCGGGCCGCGTCGGAGGCGAGGAACAACACGGCCTCGCTGATGTCCTCGGGTTCGACATAGGGAATCGGCATCGCTTGGACCACCGGGAAAACTACTTCCGCGTCCGCGCGCTTGGGGTTGGGCAGGTCCGGCCGGAAGGCCCGGTACATGGGTGCGCTGTGCAGCATGTCGGTGTTGACGTTGGTCGGGTGCACCGCGTTCATCCGGATGGAGAACGGGGCCAGCGCCAGGGCAAAGTCGTTAACATAATGCGCCGCAGCGATCTTGGCGAAGGCATAGCCCGCCCCGCCCGGGCCGCCGTCGATGCCGGTGGTGTTCATCGACGACATGAATGCGGCGTTGGATCCGATAACGATGATCGACGCCCCGGCCTGGAGATGTTTCAGGCTGGCGTGCACCAGGTTGAGCACCCCGACCAGGTCTACGTCCACGGCGTCGGCGAAGGCCTGCGGCGGCAGGCCGGCGGTTAGCGGGCAGATGCCGGCGTTGGCGACCACGATGTCGAGACGGCCCAACTCGGACACCGCGGTATCGATCGCTGTCGACAATGCTGCCCGGTCGCGGACGTCGGCGATCGCGGTGATGACCCGCCGGCCTTCCTTTTCCACCAGACGTGCCGTCTCGGCGAGGTCCTCCGGCCGGGCCAGCGGATACTCGTTCGTCTCGATATCGGCGCACAAGTCCACCGCGACGATGTCGGCGCCCTCTGCGGCAAGCAACCGTGCATGCGAGCGGCCCTGCCCGCGCGCAGCGCCACTGATCACCGCCACCTTGCCGGCTACCCGGCCCGCTATCCGGCTCATCGCCGCCCCTTGTCCGAGGCCCCGCACCGACGACCCGCCTTGGGAGTCAAAGCCTTTCGCCGCCCGCACGGCGCGGGGACCGGGCACGGCCGGGCCCGGGCAGCGGCCAACCGCGCCGGCGTCGAACCGTTGGTGGGCCCCATCGCATCTCTTCCGAAGAACCGCGCGTACCTGCTGCCGGGATATCGCCATCCGCTACGCTAGCTAGAATATCTAAAATAGCAAGGAATAGCTGCGTCGACCGAGGGGATTGCGATGGCAGGGGTGCTCAGCGGTGTCCGGGTGGTCGAGCTGGCGTCGTGGACCTACGTACCGTCGGCCGGTGCCGCCCTGTCGGATTGGGGCGCCGACGTGATCAAGGTGGAGGGCGTGGCTTCCGGCGATCCTGGGCGGGCGCTGGTGGTGGGCGGTTTCACCCGCGAAGCGGCCCGGGTCGACGCCGACTTCATCCTCGAGTTGGGCAACCGGGGCAAGCGCAGCATTGCGATCGACGTCAAATCCGAGACCGGGCGTGAGTTGTTCGGCCGCCTGCTGGCCAGTGCGGATGTGTTTCTGACCAATTGGCTGCCCGGCGCCCTCGAACGCGCCCGGCTGACCGTCGAGGATATCCGCGCGTTCAATCCGAAGATCATCATCGCCAGAGGAACAGGACTGGGCGTGCGCGGCCCCGATCGCGATCGCGGTGGCTTCGATGCCGCCACCTACCTGGCACGTGGCGGGGTGGCGTACACGCTCACGCCGTTCGGCAGCGAGACGCCGGCCGTGCAGGGGCCGGCGTTCGGTGACCTACAGGGCGGGGCGACACTCGCCGGTGGGGTGTGTGCCGCGTTGTTTCACCGCGAACGCACCGGAGAGCCGTGCATCGTCGACTCGTCACTGCTAGCTCAGGCGATGTGGGCCATCGCGCCGTCGATTTCGGCGGCTGACTTCTTCGATATCGACGGCATTCCGGGGGCACCTCCCGGGTTGGCCATCAATCCGCTGGTGAACCGGTACAAGACCAGGGACGGCAGGTGGATTCAGCTGGTGTTCTTACAACCCGACAAATTCTGGGCGGGTTTTTGCCGGCGCATGGGACTTGCCGAGTTGGTCGCCGACGAGCGGTTCGTGCCGTCGCGCAACCTCATTGCCAACGCGGCCGAAGCAACGCAGATCTTCGCCGCTGCCTTCGCCGGCCACGATCTCGCGCATTGGCAGAAGGTGCTCGAGGACGAACCGGGCGTGTGGGCGGCCCTGGCGACACCGCGGGAAACGCTCAACGATCCGCAGGTCGAACCCAACGGGTATGTGGTGACCAACCTCGATGACCACGGTGAGCCGTACCGGATCGTGGCCGCGCCGGTTCAGTTCAACGAAACGCCGCCTGATCCCGCGCGGGCCCCCGAGCATGGGCAGCACACCGAGGAGATTTTGCTCGAGCTCGAGGTGGGCTGGGACGACATCGCCAGGGCCAAGGATCTCAACGCGATCCTGTAAGAGCGGCCGGCTACCGGGTAGCTGCTGCCTGGCGTGCGGCGATTTTGGCGCGAACCGTATCCATGTCCAGCGATTTCATCTGGCCGATCAGGTTCTCCAGCACCGCCGGCGGCAGCGCGCCGGCCTGGCTGTAGACCAGCACCCCGTCACGAAACGCCATGATGGTCGGAATTGAGCGGATGCCCGCCGCCGCCGCCAGTTCACGCTCGGCCTGCGTGTCGACCTTGGCGTGCACGACGTCGGGATGGGTCCGCGCCGACTTCTCGTAGATCGGGGCGAAGGCCTGGCACGGGCGGCAGTACGCGGCCCAAAAGTCAACCAGCACAAGCTGATTGTCGGTAACCGTAGACTCGAACGTGTCGTGGGTTAGATTGACGGTGGCCATTGTCGGTCCTTCCATCCGGGGATACTGCTGCTAGGAACAGATACCCGCCGGGGTATATTCCAGGTGTCACCGATGGCGATTCATACCCCCCGGGGTACTATGGTGATAAGACCGATGAGACGGGAGGATTCACCATGATTGGTGATCAAGACAGCATGGCTGCGGTACTGAACCGGCTGCGGCGTGCCCAAGGGCAGCTTGCCGGCGTGATTTCGATGATCGAGCAGGGTCGCGACTGCAAAGAGGTGGTTACCCAGCTTGCCGCGGTGTCTCGGGCGCTCGACCGGGCCGGCTTCAAGATTGTTGCAACCGGACTACGGGAATGCATCACTGGAGCACAGCCGGACGGTGCTGCGCCGCTGAGTGAAGCCGAGTTGGAAAAGCTGTTCCTCGCGCTGGCCTGACAGCGCTCCGAAAAGGACAAAGGAGATATTGATGATGGATATTGCATTGTCGACCACGTTGCACACCGACTTTGACGAGGCGGTCAAGCGCACCCGCGAGGCGCTGGCGCAGCAAGGCTTTGGAGTCTTGACCGAGATCGATGTGAAGGCAACCCTGAAAGCCAAACTCGGCGAAGACATGGAGAGCTATCTGATCCTCGGCGCGTGCAATCCACCACTGGCGCACCGCGCGATCGGGGTGACCCGCCAGATCGGTACCCTGCTGCCCTGCAACGTGGTAGTGCGCTCGGACCCAGAACAGGCCGGCACCATCGTCATCGAAGCCATGAATCCGCGGCTGATGGCCGACGTTACCGCCGAACCGGAGCTTGTCCCGATCGCGGAGGAAGTTACCGGCCGTATCCAGGCCGTCATCGACGAGCTGGAACGCTCGGATGCGGCGGCCGAGCGGTCGCAGGCCTAATCGGTACCCTTGCGACTCTGAGGTTCCCACTACCACCCGGAGGGGTAACGACGCTGATGTCAGAACACCATCACGAGATCCTCGAGGATCTGCGGCCGCAACACCGGGCGCTTCGCAGCCAGATTCCCGACGTCTACAAGGGATTTGCGGCCCTGAGCGGCGCCGCGCTCACCGACGGTGCCCTCAGCCGTAAGGTCAAGGAACTCATGGCGATGGCGATCGGGGTGGTGCAGGGGTGCGATGGCTGCATCGCGTCACACGCCCAGGCCGCCGCCCGCGCCGGTGCCACCGCCGAGGAAGCCGCCGAGGCGATCGGTGTCACCATCCTCATGCATGGGGGACCGGCCACCATCTACGGCGCGCGGGCCTACACCGCATTCTGCGAATTCGCCGAGACGAAACCTTCTTAGGGCCCTCCAAATCCCGTCCTAGCGCCGCCGAGCTGTCCCAGCAGCCGGTGGCCGCGAGATCGCTGAAACATTCCGGAGCCATCTGGCGAAACGATCGGTAGGTCTACCGGAAATACGGGGTGTGCTCACCCGATGGCGATAGCCTTTGCCGAGGGTTGATGGCGACCGGGCGACCGCCAGGTTTCCGTGAGGTGGTGGGAGGTCCCTGATGTCGTATCTCATCGCGGCCCCAGAGCTGGTGGCGGCGGCCGCAACGGATCTGGCGAGCGTCGGTTCGTCGATCAGCGCGGCCAACGTTGCCGCCGCGGCGCCGACGATGTCAGTGCTGGCCGCCGGCGCGGACGAAGTGTCGGCCGCGATCGCTGCCCTGTTCGGGGCGCACGCCCAGGCCTATCAGCTGCTCAGCGCTCAGGCCGCGGCATTTCATGAACAGTTTGTGCAGCTGCTCACCGCGGGAGCGGGCTCGTATTCACTCGCTGAGGCTGCCAATGCCTCGGCGGCGCAATCCCTACAGCAGGACGTGCTCGACCTGATCAACGCGCCCACTCAGGCACTGTTCGGGCGTCCACTGATCGGCAACGGCGCCGATGGGATAAACGGGACCGGGCAGAGCGGCGGTGACGGCGGGATCTTGATCGGCAACGGCGGCAACGGCGGCTCCGGGGGCGCCAACCAGGGCGGCG
Proteins encoded in this window:
- a CDS encoding carboxymuconolactone decarboxylase family protein, giving the protein MSEHHHEILEDLRPQHRALRSQIPDVYKGFAALSGAALTDGALSRKVKELMAMAIGVVQGCDGCIASHAQAAARAGATAEEAAEAIGVTILMHGGPATIYGARAYTAFCEFAETKPS
- a CDS encoding mycofactocin-coupled SDR family oxidoreductase, whose protein sequence is MSRIAGRVAGKVAVISGAARGQGRSHARLLAAEGADIVAVDLCADIETNEYPLARPEDLAETARLVEKEGRRVITAIADVRDRAALSTAIDTAVSELGRLDIVVANAGICPLTAGLPPQAFADAVDVDLVGVLNLVHASLKHLQAGASIIVIGSNAAFMSSMNTTGIDGGPGGAGYAFAKIAAAHYVNDFALALAPFSIRMNAVHPTNVNTDMLHSAPMYRAFRPDLPNPKRADAEVVFPVVQAMPIPYVEPEDISEAVLFLASDAARYITGQQLRVDGGGFLKVKPWSGG
- a CDS encoding thioredoxin family protein: MATVNLTHDTFESTVTDNQLVLVDFWAAYCRPCQAFAPIYEKSARTHPDVVHAKVDTQAERELAAAAGIRSIPTIMAFRDGVLVYSQAGALPPAVLENLIGQMKSLDMDTVRAKIAARQAAATR
- a CDS encoding alpha-ketoacid dehydrogenase subunit beta, coding for MAEQEMTMREALNLALDQALQADDRVFLLGEDIADPGASGPTTGLSTKYGNDRVMDTPISEAAIVGAAIGAAIDGMLPVAEIMIMDFIGIAADQLINHAAKLRFMTGGRTTAPITVRTQVYAGLATGATHSQTLEAWFMHIPGMKVIVPSTPRDGKGLLTAAIFDEDPCLFVETIRLQGKRGPVPVDPGFSIPLGQAEIKRPGTDVSLISYGRSVHDALAAAATLQEQGVSAEVVDLRTLVPLDVETVVESVRRTTRAVVVHDAVQFGGPGAEIAAILQSELFGELVAPVERVGARFVPSPAAAALEAQVYPSPARIVAAVQRTLTRTESHG
- a CDS encoding lipoyl domain-containing protein, whose product is MADFVIRIPRVSVAVSEAELVELLVENGQHVQEGTPIYVIATEKAEQEIEAGASGTVQWTAAAGGIYDIGVQIGVITS
- a CDS encoding CaiB/BaiF CoA transferase family protein, coding for MAGVLSGVRVVELASWTYVPSAGAALSDWGADVIKVEGVASGDPGRALVVGGFTREAARVDADFILELGNRGKRSIAIDVKSETGRELFGRLLASADVFLTNWLPGALERARLTVEDIRAFNPKIIIARGTGLGVRGPDRDRGGFDAATYLARGGVAYTLTPFGSETPAVQGPAFGDLQGGATLAGGVCAALFHRERTGEPCIVDSSLLAQAMWAIAPSISAADFFDIDGIPGAPPGLAINPLVNRYKTRDGRWIQLVFLQPDKFWAGFCRRMGLAELVADERFVPSRNLIANAAEATQIFAAAFAGHDLAHWQKVLEDEPGVWAALATPRETLNDPQVEPNGYVVTNLDDHGEPYRIVAAPVQFNETPPDPARAPEHGQHTEEILLELEVGWDDIARAKDLNAIL
- a CDS encoding thiamine pyrophosphate-dependent dehydrogenase E1 component subunit alpha; its protein translation is MVLMKAADDRLARGISTGELMCVYWPSRGQEAIAAAMGVVLRTDDQLVTTYRGLHDLIGKGVRLQEIFGEMMGRTVGASRGKGGTMHIANPEVGVMLSTGIVGAGPPVAVGLALAGKRKGLDRVTVVSFGDGATNTGSFHEAANMAALWDLPLVFVCQNNRYAEMTPTSATMKLEHVADRAAGYGMPGVAVDGNDPLAVVSALDQAVDAARAGSGPTFIECVTFRFRGHYFGDRMAYIPKDQLAAAMATDPVPRFRNHLLEAGICGEDELSRIDDDALHIVETALSAVLNADSPSADELERDVYAAPIGFPV
- a CDS encoding metal-sensitive transcriptional regulator → MIGDQDSMAAVLNRLRRAQGQLAGVISMIEQGRDCKEVVTQLAAVSRALDRAGFKIVATGLRECITGAQPDGAAPLSEAELEKLFLALA
- a CDS encoding DUF302 domain-containing protein, with the translated sequence MDIALSTTLHTDFDEAVKRTREALAQQGFGVLTEIDVKATLKAKLGEDMESYLILGACNPPLAHRAIGVTRQIGTLLPCNVVVRSDPEQAGTIVIEAMNPRLMADVTAEPELVPIAEEVTGRIQAVIDELERSDAAAERSQA